In Penaeus monodon isolate SGIC_2016 chromosome 8, NSTDA_Pmon_1, whole genome shotgun sequence, one DNA window encodes the following:
- the LOC119575969 gene encoding tigger transposable element-derived protein 4-like — translation MSAVKRKLNNTKLIKKCQIIREVEKGMTNKEASEKYGVPKNTISTWMKNKEKLLQGLEQSSSEAKKMRGHYNSLKALISFKASDGWLDKWRKRHNISLKTIGGEPKSVAPHMSSSWNETTLPTILSNYKLEDIFNADEFGLFYQCLPDKTYHFKGEKCSEGKKSKVRFTGMAAASAKGEQLPMFAIGNEIFEEWLRKVDRKFRVDGRKIALIIDNCRAHPTLSNLTNVQLVFLPPNTTSILQPMDQGVIRSLKAYYRGKVVRMISRALEEKKSCPKISILQGMKLLADSWELASKETIVNCFRKAGITPDGQQAAIDDSDDPFKDLQESLNNLRKADSSMVPNDVTATALASLDDDVIATAPEMNEDDIVSRLKNQENEEEESGDEEIQGGEMFDPVAEKPSRSALESALEILKDAAMFSDKSGQIKRVIFDFERLYESDRAESLKQKDITHFLNPVSN, via the exons ATGTCGGCTGTCAAACGGAAATTAAACAATACAAAACTGATTAAGAAATGTCAGATCATTCGAGAAGTTGAGAAGGGAATGACCAACAAGGAGGCCTCAGAGAAATATGGTGTGCCAAAAAATACCATCTCCACCTggatgaaaaacaaagagaagctgCTTCAAGGGTTGGAGCAAAGTTCTTCAGAGGCCAAGAAAATGCGAGG GCATTACAATTCGCTAAAAGCTTTGATTTCCTTTAAAGCATCAGATGGTTGGCTGGACAAGtggagaaaaag gcACAATATTTCGTTGAAAACCATTGGTGGCGAACCTAAGTCCGTTGCTCCACATATGTCCAGTTCTTGGAATGAAACAACTTTACCAACAATTCTGTCAAACTATAAGCTGGAAGATATTTTCAATGCTGACGAGTTCGGTCTTTTCTACCAATGTCTCCCAGATAAAACTTATCACTTCAAAGGAGAAAAGTGTTCCGAGGGGAAGAAAAGCAAAGTCAGGTTTACCGGAATGGCTGCAGCAAGTGCGAAAGGAGAACAATTGCCTATGTTCGCGATCGGAAA CGAAATCTTCGAAGAGTGGTTACGTAAAGTCGACCGAAAATTCCGGGTAGATGGTCGAAAAATTGCTCTCATTATCGACAACTGCCGTGCTCATCCAACGTTGTCCAATTTGACCAACGTGCAGCTTGTCTTTCTGCCACCAAATACGACGTCTATCTTGCAACCAATGGACCAAGGTGTCATTCGCAGCCTCAAAGCGTATTATCGCGGAAAGGTTGTACGTATGATTTCCAGAGCTCTCGAAGAAAAAAAGTCCTGTCCAAAGATATCAATTCTGCAAGGAATGAAGTTACTGGCAGATTCTTGGGAACTCGCATCCAAAGAAACCATTGTAAACTGTTTTAGGAAGGCTGGTATCACCCCTGATGGTCAACAGGCTGCCATTGATGATTCTGATGACCCGTTTAAAGATCTTCAAGAAAGCTTGAATAACTTGAGGAAAGCAGATTCATCAATGGTGCCGAATGATGTCACCGCCACTGCTTTAGCTAGCTTGGACGACGACGTCATTGCAACAGCCCCTGAGATGAATGAAGATGATATCGTGAGCAGGCTGAAGAaccaagaaaacgaagaggaagagagtggtgaTGAAGAGATCCAAGGTGGAGAGATGTTTGACCCTGTGGCGGAAAAGCCTTCGAGATCTGCGCTTGAATCAGCTTTAGAAATTTTGAAAGATGCTGCCATGTTCAGTGACAAAAGCGGACAAATAAAAAGAGTGATTTTTGATTTTGAACGGCTTTATGAAAGTGATCGAGCGGAATCTCTTAAGCAAAAAGAcattacacattttttaaatCCTGTATCGAATTAG